The genomic window CTACAAGAACTTGGGATTCCTCAACATATTGCACCCACTGTGTATTGTGACAATCTCAGTACTGTGATGCTTTCTGccaatccaattcttcatagtCGAAGCAAGCATTTTGAGGTCGATTTGCATTTTGTTCAAGATTGGGTGTCTAAAGAGCAATTACATGTGATTCATATCCTAGCTGATTCTCAAATTGCTGATGTGCTCACTAAACCACTATCCACAGCCTCCTTTGAGAAATTTAAGAACAAACTCAGAGTGGTTCCTCAATCCACTATGAGTTTGAGGGGCTATAGAGAACCATCATGCATCAGTAACTGAAATAACTAATTCCTAATTCTTGTGATGGTTCTTGATGTACTATTAGAGTGTAAATTAACTATTTCCACTCTTGGGATCTCTGTNNNNNNNNNNNNNNNNNNNNNNNNNNNNNNNNNNNNNNNNNNNNNNNNNNNNNNNNNNNNNNNNNNNNNNNNNNNNNNNNNNNNNNNNNNNNNNNNNNNNNNNNNNNNNNNNNNNNNNNNNNNNNNNNNNNNNNNNNNNNNNNNNNNNNNNNNNNNNNNNNNNNNNNNNNNNNNNNNNNNNNNNNNNNNNNNNNNNNNNNNNNNNNNNNNNNNNNNNNNNNNNNNNNNNNNNNNNNNNNNNNNNNNNNNNNNNNNNNNNNNNNNNNNNNNNNNNNNNNNNNNNNNNNNNNNNNNNNNNNNNNNNNNNNNNNNNNNNNNNNNNNNNNNNNNNNNNNNNNNNNNNNNNNNNNNNNNNNNNNNNNNNNNNNNNNNNNNNNNNNNNNNNNNNNNNNNNNNNNNNNNNNNNNNNNNNNNNNNNNNNNNNNNNNNNNNNNNNNNNNNNNNNNNNNNNNNNNNNNNNNNNNNNNNNNNNNNNNNNNNNNNNNNNNNNNNNNNNNNNNNNNNNNNNNNNNNNNNNNNNNNNNNNNNNNNNNNNNNNNNNNNNNNNNNNNNNNNNNNNNNNNNNNNNNNNNNNNNNNNNNNNNNNNNNNNNNNNNNNNNNNNNNNNNNNNNNNNNNNNNNNNNNNNNNNNNNNNNNNNNNNNNNNNNNNNNNNNNNNNNNNNNNNNNNNNNNNNNNNNNNNNNNNNNNNNNNNNNNNNNNNNNNNNNNNNNNNNNNNNNNNNNNNNNNNNNNNNNNNNNNNNNNNNNNNNNNNNNNNNNNNNNNNNNNNNNNNNNNNNNNNNNtatactaaaaaaaaaatattactgaTACACTAAATTTTAAAGTCTTTCTTGCTGCACAAAATAATAGTCCTCTGTTTCCtttgtataatttatttttattcaagaaCCAACTTTTCACAATACctaataaatttatattattgttgttgttacgGCTACtaactttgaaaaattttatcATCTTTCATTAATTTCTTGGTTCCAATTTGGATGTTAGAAATTTTTACAAATTTAAATTTGTGTACACCTTGTTAATATGTTAAAAATCTTTAGTTACTCTTATTTACTGAGCTTAAAAATTTTACCGTGTATCATTGTTAGGGTCAGACCAATTTATCGAGATCAAAGTGTTCTTTTTGTGAACTCATTATTGCCACGTATTAAAGACTCATTAGAAATTATATCTTAACCACTATATCCATCAGATTTATTTGCCCATCACAAACGTTACCTATGTAAAATAGACTCACATCAGACTCATATTTGGCCATCAAATACTCCTGTTTGTCGTCAggatacaaaaacaaaaacataCATGTCATTTTAAGTTCTAATATAACTATTTACATAAAAATATATTGGTGTCGaaataataattaacaattaTGAAATATTTGATATCTTAGCTTGAAGACTTTAACTGAATTGCTTAACAAGTATCCACGTCTAATAAGATTATTAATTAGAGAAACTCTTAGGAGTTagaaattagttatttttagtaattaattttgatttttatttgatcagtataaatattaaattgactataataaataaattttactaatttatatatataaatttttaaaaatatgaataTAAATAGTATTAATTTATGTAAGAAGACAAGACTAGAACAaccttaaatataaaaaatacttaACTACCTTAACTACATAAATTGAGCTTTCAAAGTCATAAAAAGAGAGGTGAAAGAGTCCGTTGTTGGGTAATTATAGTAATTAGGTTGAATTACGAGATAAAATTCTAGTAAATAtagatataaattatatattttttgtgtataaaaaaaatttgtaaatataaatataaattattgcTAATCAAATAtttaccaaaaataataatatttactgaTAATGTAGTATTATTCTATTAACCAATTAATTTTTCGTAAACAACTAACATACATATATATTACAACATTTCATTATAGTCAAAATCATCTATATAAGATTTGCATACCTATGTCATAATGCTTTGCTAACAAATATTAAGAGAACAAATAGAGGTCTTATCGATAACGGGAGTTGTCCGAGATACATTACTCAGAAAGAAAGCTTGCTTTATGTGCTGAGGAATTGTCCTTTTGTCCGAAATATCTGGATTAGCAGCTCAAATAATAGAGATCTTCAGGACCAGTTTTTCAACCAAACCTTCCAAGAATGGCTTCACAAAAACCTAAACAAAGTCTCTCGAACCAATAATAATGGAACTTCATGACCCACTTTCTTTCTTACCACTTGCAATCTTATTTAGAAAAGGAGAAatgaaattaattttcaaatagaAAAACACTCCATACCAGCTAGTTATTCCTGAGATTAGGGGTATAATTAACTAGAAATTACCAAGAAGTTCTGGAACTTACGGAAAAGAACTCAAGAACCTTACAAGTGTCGTACTCAATTCTGGTTGGGTGAACTCCGTCGGAGGAAAGCTGGTGCAAAATAAACGATGGTTCGATCCTTTAGGATAGGAATTCCGGCTCTTGTGGCGATTTAATCAGAGACTCGAATGGCATAATCCTGGCAGAATTTATAATGAACATTGAAAAAGTGACAATCACAGTTGCAGAACTTTGGGCAATCTATATAAATCTCAAAATTGCAATCGAAATGGGTTTCACCAAGGTAAAGATGGAGAGACAGACTCTACCTGTGCAGTGAAATTACTGCAGAATAGCTCGAACACCCTCCATGATTGTACCACACTCATCTGAGCCATCAAAAAATTACAAGCGATTCCAGAACTGGAAGGAGGCCAATTTCAGGGCCAACGCGCTTACAAAGCATGCCCATGGCCTCAGGCTGGGGATCCACCGTTTTTCTACTACTACTCCTTTTCTTGCTCCTTTCTTAGATGCagataaaagatattatttttactaGAATATTAAatacttagtttaatttttttttaggcTTTACGCTTTAGGCCccttcataataaaaaaaaataaattaatataacaAAAATTAGCCAAAGGCATAATGCACCACAATTTCACAGCACACAACATAtgctccattttttttctttaactaTTTTCTACTTAAttgttttctctctctctctcaattactctctatttatttatttatatttcttttgattatttttttattaatcattAATCATCNNNNNNNNNNNNNNNNNNNNNNNNNNNNNNNNNNNNNNNNNNNNNNNNNNNNNNNNNNNNNNNNNNNNNNNNNNNNNNNNNNNNNNNNNNNNNNNNNNNNNNNNNNNNNNNNNNNNNNNNNNNNNNNNNNNNNNNNNNNNNNNNNNNNNNNNNNNNNNNNNNNNNNNNNNNNNNNNNNNNNNNNNNNNNNNNNNNNNNNNNNNNNNNNNNNNNNNNNNNNNNNNNNNNNNNNNNNNNNNNNNNNNNNNNNNNNNNNNNNNNNNNNNNNNNNNNNNNNNNNNNNNNNNNNNNNNNNNNNNNNNNNNNNNNNNNNNNNNNNNNNNNNNNNNNNNNNNNNNNNNNNNNNNNNNNNNNNNNNNNNNNNNNNNNNNNNNNNNNNNNNNNNNNNNNNNNNNNNNNNNNNNNNNNNNNNNNNNNNNNNNNNNNNNNNNNNNNNNNNNNNNNNNNNNNNNNNNNNNNNNNNNNNNNNNNNNNNNNNNNNNNNNNNNNNNNNNNNNNNNNNNNNNNNNNNNNNNNNNNNNNNNNNNNNNNNNNNNNNNNNNNNNNNNNNNNNNNNNNNNNNNNNNNNNNNNNNNNNNNNNNNNNNNNNNNNNNNNNNNNNNNNNNNNNNNNNNNNNNNNNNNNNNNNNNNNNNNNNNNNNNNNNNNNNNNNNNNNNNNNNNNNNNNNNNNNNNNNNNNNNNNNNNNNNNNNNNNNNNNNNNNNNNNNNNNNNNNNNNNNNNNNNNNNNNNNNNNTCAAGTAGGTTTGAATAAGTTTGACCGGATTAGTTTAAACCGATTTGAATGAATTTGATTGAATtttattgagtttgattatgtTTAACTAGATTAATTATTTAACTGGTTCAAATGATTACTCAACCCGAATAATGAGCTGGTGACCGAATTTTCAGTCTGATCGATTAGGTCGGAATGGATTATATTCGATAAATATGATATAaatgataaaaaattttattttgcaactttaaaattagttattaaaattagtcataatttattttgtataaaatatatgtataatatattttaattttaatgtgtattttattcTAATANNNNNNNNNNNNNNNNNNNNNNNNNNNNNNNNNNNNNNNNNNNNNNNNNNNNNNNNNNNNNNNNNNNNNNNNNNNNNNNNNNNNNNNNNNNNNNNNNNNNNNNNNNNNNNNNNNNNNNNNATAACTATTTTAATAGCTGATTGATAAATAATACATgttaaaaagggaaaaaaataattaaactcgCCTATCCAAAGTTTCAAACTTATATAGAAAGCctaaaatggaagaaaagaagaagaagagagagaaagatgtaAAAGAACAACTTAGCAATTACATACATACGTGACTAGTTTCATTGtggtcgtcatcatcatcataataataAAGCCATTGAATATATAGGATCTTATTAATTATGGATGAACATAGAGCAAACTTATTACAGAGATAAGCACACACTTAATAATTAACACAATACTGAAATTTTCCACCAAACATAGTAGGATTATTATCGAAATCCATATCCATGCTTAATCAAATAATTAATCGGTTTTGTCACCGCCGGTAACCGCGTCTGTCACTCTTCTTCCAACTTCATATCCTGCTTGCCCTACAGCTTTGGCTCCGCCGGCCACCACGCCCGAAACATCCGCTCCCACTTCGTATCCAGCGTGCCCTACCGCTTTTGCCCCGCCGGCCACCACGCCTGACACTACTTTTCCGGCTTCATATCCTGCGTTGCCTACGGTTTTGGCTCCGCCGGCGACCACGCCTGAGACATCTGCTCCGACTTCGTATCCGGCGTTGCCCACAGCTTTTGCACCTCCGGCCACGACGCCGGAAGCATCGGCTCCGAGTTCGTATCCGGCATGACCTACGGTTTTTGCTGCGCCGGAGACGACGCCTGAAGCATCGGCTCCAACTTCATATCCGGCGTGGCCAACGGCTTCTGCTGCATCGGTGACAGTGTTGGCGGCGGCAGAAGCGAGTTTAGACGCTGCTCCAAACATGGTTGAAACTCGAAAGAGAGAGTGAGAGTGAAGAAGTGAAGATAGAGAATTGTATGTGGTTGATGAATATTTTGAGAGCTGCTTCCCTTTTTATAGAAAACTTCCATCACAAATCATTATTAATCTATCAATGTCACATTATTGGATTtatgagtttgaaacttatttaaaacaatgagataaaaaaaattgtataaacGGATAAAATGGGTGCTAATGGAATTGTTGAAAAGAAGTGCAGACGAAACTGCTGTAagaaaacgcagacggaactaccgcaaggaagtgcagacggaactgtcTCAAGAAAGCGCAAACGGAACTGCCGCAAGGAAGCACAGACGGAACTACTGCAAAAAAACGCAGACAGAACTGGTGCAAGAAAAACGCAGAAATTGCTACAAGAAAAGCATAGACGAAACTGTCGCAAGAAAAGCACAGATGAAGTTGCCGCAAGGAAAGCGCAGACAAAGCTGTTGTAAGGAAGCACAAACGAAACTACCACAAGAAAAGCGCTAAAAAAATTGCTAAAAGGATGCCGAACTGTCCGAAAACTACCGAAAAGTGGTAAACTACGACGAGATGGTAAAATGTCAGAGGATGACGGACTGCTAAAAGGTGACAAAAAATTTATGGTTTTTCCATAAGAATAGGTAAGCAGCGGATGATAGTGGTGTTTCATTTTTTAGACTCGAAAAGATACAAGACAGAGATGGTAGGCTAATAAGTGAGGTGAAAAAGTATCAAATGAGTGACAAAAGATAAGGAAAAACGGTATAgagaaaaagttaaaaaaaaaaaacgataaTTTCACCTGAAGAAAAAATAAcctatcatcttcaaggaggataccaggTCTCTAATATAATGTTAGAAACAGTAAAAAAGAATATAGTAAAAAAAGATTTGTATGTATTGAAGTTGTataaaatgatacaatataaaaagatatttataaGTGCTAAGAGGGtcgaaataataaaaatataatattctatatataataaatattcagatctaataaataattttaacgAATACTAATTAATCATAATATATTATAACAACTATAATATTGATTACTTAGCATTACTCAATATATAAATGAATTATTTTTCACACACAAGCGTTTTTCTCATACAAGTCTTTACAaatcatttatattcacgcgctTCATGTTGTTACtgcatgttcttcttcttctttttcttcctcctcttcttcttcttgcacgttcttcttcgttatttttcttttttattatcatcGTCATTAACACCACCTCTTCatccttcttttttcattggaatttcttctcctccttttatTGTTTTGAATTCAATCAAGTGACTGAGGTGTGattcaattcagaagaaaaattgtagcattagaggaaatatttttttgtatttacagtaaatttgggtgtaacacgaagatatttgggtgtatttttattctaataagttctgcataattcaaaactctttttctttctcctccttatcttgtgcttcttctttttttttttcatcatcatcatcatcatgatcatcaccatcttcttttttttttcttttattcatattttttctttttgttttaccttctcaagtttcttcttgttttactcttttaacaagaataaaaacaaaaaaatcaaacaaaaaagaagaagaaacacacaaTACTGTAAAATtatttggaagaggatgaacttacattcatttaactaaaagaaagaaagaaataaagaaaaaaaaaagaagaaataaagtgcagcattagagaaaatatttttctgtatttgcaacaaatttggatgtaacacgaagatatttgagtatatttttaagaattttgggtgtatttttattttgataagttatacataattcaaaactcttcctcttcctcctctttatcttctacttcttcttcttcgtcatcTTCTTATTTCGTTTTCTTGTAATTCTTCTtaggagaaaaaatcaaacaaagaagacataatgttgcaaaatcaatagaaaaagGAGGAGTGAAAAAAATGtagcaacaacaacagtaataaaaaaacgacgatgaagatgaaacacgtgaagaaaaatgaggagaaacgcaaagaagaatgagaagaagaatgaagaaaaggaggaagaagaggaacgCAAAGTGTGCTATGAAAACTGTTGAGTAGTGCGCGTATTAACACGCTTTTATAGGTGAGCGTACTTTTTGTTGGATTTTACCCAACTTGTATtacttgtaagccaaaaaaatTTGTATGTATAACATAACTGTATATAAATGTAATAGGAAATAAATATATTTGATTatctaaaaataaataagtaCATAATAATATCATNNNNNNNNNNNNNNNNNNNNNNNNNNNNNNNNNNNNNNNNNNNNNNNNNNNNNNNNNNNNNNNNNNNNNNNNNNNNNNNNNNNNNNNNNNNNNNNNNNNNNNNNNNNNNNNNNNNNNNNNNTTGTTTCGATAATTACTCATAAATTCAATAGAACACTGAAATACTGTttcaatatttttagaatttcaaCCCAAAATTGCTTAATTAGAAGGACTAATCTCACATGCTAGTAACCATTAATATTTAATATCCGAAGTCCTAATAAGAACCAATCAACAACGACAACTATAAGCTCTTTTGTGTATGAGGGGAAACTGGGAAAATATTTCTCCCCCAACCCATTCTCAATGATTATTATATATAGTTATATATTGGCTAAACTCGTTCGACAATTTGATGaacattttaaatttattttaatataatatttgttTAAAAAACTCATTAAAACACTCACGTTCACTTAGTtcgtataattaattaattaatgttttaAATCAACACAGCTACTATGAGTTAAGAAGACATATCATTATAgctgatatttttttaaatgcgACACGAGATGCATGCGACACTTGCAATCAATGGTTTTGTAGTGATATTGTTATCCACTGATTCCATCTCATATAGAAAAAAATCTCGAGAATGCCAGGAGATAATGACTTTGTTGAACAATATAAACAActattaatcaaataaaaatacattatACCTCTAAattaattctctaaattttaatattaaaataattatctgtacactaataaaataaacatctaatatatctattatttatattgtttaatattttcattgtttatcTGTACTTTTCAAAAAAATCTATATATATATGGTGGAGTAATATGAGCCATAGCCATTTTAGTGTGGGGTCTAAATAATTGAAATTGACCGTAAGAGACTTT from Arachis ipaensis cultivar K30076 chromosome B09, Araip1.1, whole genome shotgun sequence includes these protein-coding regions:
- the LOC107616386 gene encoding fibroin heavy chain — translated: MFGAASKLASAAANTVTDAAEAVGHAGYEVGADASGVVSGAAKTVGHAGYELGADASGVVAGGAKAVGNAGYEVGADVSGVVAGGAKTVGNAGYEAGKVVSGVVAGGAKAVGHAGYEVGADVSGVVAGGAKAVGQAGYEVGRRVTDAVTGGDKTD